From Bifidobacterium longum subsp. longum JCM 1217, one genomic window encodes:
- a CDS encoding sodium/proline symporter, with the protein MANDFWILLAMVIYFAAMLSIGFIYSKRSNSSSKEYFAGGRGVGPWLTALSAEASDMSGWLLMGLPGLAYFTGAADPMWTAVGLALGTYLNWKLVARRLRRYSVVTDDAITIPDFFAKRFHDKKGVISTIAAVIILVFFSVYVGSCFVTVGKLFATLFGFDYHVMMIIGAVVVFVYTVVGGYLSVVMTDFIQGMLMFFALAVVFIGTVASAGGVDNTVEFLRAIPGYLSGTQVAAPKLDPATGQQLVEAGKAVFGAPSDYGIITIISMLAWGLGYFGMPQVLVRFLSIRSVEEVRKSRIIATSWCVISLGCAVCIGLVGRAMMPTELLTSTDAETIFIVLAQTLLPSFMCGVVVSGIFAASMSSSSSYLIIGASAMGENIFRGLLHRKATDKQVMIVARVTLVVMFLFGILVAYDQNSSIFQVVSYAWAGLGASFGPLMLCSLYWRRANKAGAVAGMLSGTAAVLIWHNLVKPLGGVFAIYELLPAFIISLLFIVVVSLLTAKPNKRMLYEFDHYMDDPLPGTLPSGTVLVDEPMEAMESEVRSGK; encoded by the coding sequence TTGGCCAACGATTTCTGGATTCTGCTGGCCATGGTCATCTATTTTGCGGCCATGCTGTCCATCGGATTCATCTACTCCAAACGCTCCAACTCCTCCTCCAAGGAATACTTTGCGGGCGGGCGCGGCGTGGGGCCGTGGCTCACGGCCCTGAGCGCCGAAGCCTCCGACATGAGCGGCTGGCTGCTGATGGGCCTGCCGGGCCTGGCCTACTTCACTGGTGCGGCCGACCCGATGTGGACCGCCGTCGGACTGGCGCTCGGCACCTATCTCAACTGGAAGCTTGTGGCCCGGCGACTGCGCCGCTACTCGGTAGTGACCGACGATGCCATCACCATTCCTGACTTCTTCGCCAAGCGTTTCCATGACAAGAAGGGCGTGATCTCCACCATCGCGGCCGTGATCATCCTGGTGTTCTTCAGCGTGTACGTGGGCAGCTGCTTCGTGACCGTGGGCAAGCTGTTCGCCACGTTGTTCGGTTTCGACTACCACGTCATGATGATCATCGGCGCGGTGGTCGTGTTCGTCTACACCGTGGTGGGCGGCTACTTGTCGGTGGTGATGACCGACTTCATTCAAGGCATGCTCATGTTCTTCGCGCTCGCGGTGGTGTTCATCGGCACCGTGGCCAGCGCGGGCGGTGTCGACAACACCGTGGAATTCCTGCGTGCCATCCCCGGCTACCTGTCCGGCACGCAGGTGGCCGCGCCCAAGCTGGACCCGGCCACCGGCCAGCAGCTCGTCGAGGCGGGCAAGGCCGTGTTCGGCGCGCCCTCCGACTACGGCATCATCACCATCATCTCCATGCTGGCGTGGGGCCTGGGTTACTTCGGTATGCCGCAGGTGCTGGTGCGCTTCCTGTCCATCCGCAGCGTGGAAGAAGTGCGCAAGTCCCGAATCATCGCCACCTCCTGGTGCGTGATTTCGCTGGGTTGCGCAGTGTGCATCGGCTTGGTGGGGCGTGCGATGATGCCCACCGAACTGCTGACCTCCACCGATGCGGAAACCATCTTCATCGTGCTGGCGCAGACCCTGCTGCCGAGCTTCATGTGCGGCGTGGTGGTCTCCGGCATTTTCGCGGCCTCGATGAGCTCCAGCTCCTCGTATCTGATCATCGGCGCTTCGGCCATGGGCGAGAACATCTTCCGCGGGCTGCTGCACCGCAAGGCCACCGACAAGCAGGTCATGATTGTGGCCAGGGTCACGCTGGTGGTCATGTTCCTGTTCGGCATTCTGGTGGCATACGACCAGAACTCGTCGATCTTCCAGGTGGTGTCTTACGCGTGGGCCGGGCTTGGTGCCTCATTCGGCCCGTTGATGCTGTGCTCGCTATACTGGCGTCGCGCCAACAAGGCCGGCGCCGTGGCCGGCATGCTGTCCGGCACGGCGGCCGTGCTGATCTGGCACAACCTCGTCAAGCCCTTGGGCGGCGTATTCGCCATCTATGAGCTGCTGCCGGCGTTCATCATTTCGCTGCTGTTCATCGTGGTGGTTTCGTTGCTGACCGCCAAGCCGAACAAGCGCATGCTCTACGAATTCGACCACTACATGGACGATCCGCTGCCCGGCACCCTGCCGTCCGGCACCGTGCTCGTCGACGAGCCCATGGAAGCCATGGAGTCCGAGGTCCGCAGCGGCAAATGA
- a CDS encoding amidohydrolase, with product MAGMSSLVRIVNAGVPGSQDRVDVVLRDGVVASVGPAGTVSASDSTMQTKAHTTSLEYATNAIASGSVSIPTSAAAPADETTIDADGLWVIPGLWDCHTHFTQWAKTLGRLDLINARSAAEAMDMLRRHLDERRAADTLDPDAFVVGMRFRHSLWADDEQPTLAAIDAVTGEQPVALSSADMHCGWVNSAAARRLGVHVDESGLVGELEWFNAYTAFDKAPGAAEETDRLLREAEQDAASKGVVGIRDYEMAENIDTWINRFAAGINGLRVDAGVYPERLRAAIDAGWHTGKELPGSAGLGHVGAMKLISDGSLNTRSAYCSTPYSGIEPLTYGTLSYTPQQIEDYMRLATEHGFDIACHAIGDEANTIALNAVAATHVHGSIEHAQMLKPVDIPRFAELGLTASIQPQHAMDDRDVITRFWANPAGIPYPFRALHDAGTTLRMGSDAPVAPLDPWLAISAAVLGTESSDREPFQPEQCLDVHTSLAASTATGRDRLASGDPADVVLLDADPYAADTPEAMRAMPQHVVMTLLCGERTY from the coding sequence ATGGCCGGTATGAGTAGCTTGGTGCGTATTGTCAATGCCGGTGTTCCGGGGTCTCAGGACCGCGTGGATGTGGTGCTTCGCGATGGGGTTGTTGCGTCTGTCGGCCCTGCTGGAACGGTCTCGGCTTCGGACAGCACGATGCAGACTAAGGCGCATACGACATCGTTGGAATACGCGACGAATGCCATTGCTTCTGGCAGCGTCTCAATCCCAACGTCGGCCGCCGCACCCGCCGACGAAACCACCATCGACGCCGACGGCCTGTGGGTTATTCCCGGCCTGTGGGACTGCCACACGCACTTCACGCAATGGGCTAAGACGCTGGGCCGACTGGACCTCATCAATGCCCGTTCCGCCGCCGAAGCGATGGACATGTTGCGCCGTCATCTGGATGAGCGCCGCGCCGCCGACACGCTTGACCCAGATGCCTTCGTGGTGGGCATGCGATTCCGTCACTCGCTGTGGGCCGACGACGAGCAGCCCACACTGGCCGCAATTGACGCCGTGACCGGCGAACAGCCGGTGGCCCTCTCCAGCGCGGACATGCACTGCGGATGGGTGAATTCCGCCGCGGCCCGCAGGCTTGGCGTACATGTGGACGAATCCGGTCTGGTCGGTGAACTCGAATGGTTCAACGCCTACACCGCCTTCGACAAGGCGCCGGGCGCTGCTGAAGAGACTGACCGTCTGCTGCGCGAGGCCGAACAGGACGCCGCAAGCAAGGGCGTGGTGGGCATCCGCGATTATGAAATGGCCGAAAACATCGATACATGGATCAATCGTTTCGCGGCCGGCATTAACGGTTTGCGCGTGGACGCCGGTGTATACCCCGAGCGGTTGCGAGCCGCCATTGACGCGGGTTGGCATACCGGCAAGGAATTGCCGGGCAGCGCCGGGCTTGGCCATGTGGGCGCCATGAAGCTCATCTCGGACGGATCGCTCAACACCCGCTCCGCCTACTGCTCCACGCCGTATTCGGGCATCGAGCCGCTGACGTATGGCACGCTGAGCTACACGCCGCAGCAAATCGAAGACTATATGCGCCTAGCCACCGAGCATGGCTTCGACATTGCCTGCCACGCCATTGGCGACGAAGCGAACACCATTGCGCTCAACGCAGTCGCCGCCACGCACGTACATGGATCGATCGAGCATGCGCAGATGCTCAAACCCGTCGATATCCCGCGTTTCGCCGAGCTGGGGCTCACGGCCAGCATCCAGCCGCAGCACGCCATGGATGACCGCGACGTCATCACCCGTTTCTGGGCCAACCCGGCCGGCATCCCTTATCCGTTCAGGGCCCTCCACGACGCCGGTACCACGCTGCGCATGGGCTCGGATGCGCCCGTGGCCCCGCTGGACCCGTGGCTGGCCATTTCCGCCGCCGTGCTCGGCACCGAAAGCTCTGACCGCGAGCCGTTCCAGCCCGAGCAGTGCCTCGATGTGCATACCTCGCTGGCAGCCTCGACCGCCACTGGCCGTGACCGCCTTGCATCCGGCGACCCGGCCGATGTGGTGTTGCTGGACGCCGACCCATACGCCGCCGATACTCCGGAAGCCATGCGCGCTATGCCGCAACACGTCGTAATGACATTGCTGTGCGGGGAGCGTACGTATTGA
- the trpS gene encoding tryptophan--tRNA ligase — protein sequence MTDEQQLTAAGNEMSASFLAAKKRSDETLAKLEAKPSSFTMLTGDRPTGRLHLGHYFGSIRERVAMQERGVNTNIIIADYQVITDRDTTEHIQDNVLNLVLDYMAAGIDPNKTMMFTHSAVPAENQLLLPFLSLVTEAELHRNPTVKSEMEASGHALTGLLLTYPVHQACDILFCKANVVPIGKDNLPHVEITRTIARRFNERYAKKNPVFPEPAAILSEAPEIPGLDGRKMSKSYGNSIMLGATAEETAKLIKKSPTDSERRITFDPVARPQVSALLTTAGLVTGRDPKDIAEEIGDSGAGALKAYVIESVNEFLAPHRERRAELAKDMDSIRDILHDGNKRANAIAEETLDQVREAMGMKY from the coding sequence ATGACCGACGAGCAGCAACTGACAGCGGCAGGCAATGAGATGAGCGCGAGCTTCCTCGCGGCCAAAAAGCGTTCGGACGAAACGCTCGCCAAGCTGGAGGCCAAGCCGTCGTCCTTCACCATGTTGACCGGCGACCGCCCGACCGGCCGGCTGCACCTCGGCCACTACTTCGGCTCGATCCGTGAGCGTGTCGCCATGCAGGAGCGCGGCGTCAACACGAACATCATCATCGCCGACTACCAGGTGATCACCGACCGCGACACCACCGAGCACATCCAAGACAACGTGCTGAACCTGGTGCTCGACTACATGGCCGCCGGCATCGATCCGAACAAGACCATGATGTTCACCCACTCCGCCGTGCCGGCCGAGAACCAGCTACTGCTGCCGTTCCTGTCCTTGGTCACCGAGGCCGAGCTGCACCGCAACCCGACCGTGAAGTCCGAGATGGAGGCGTCCGGCCACGCGCTGACCGGTCTGCTGCTCACCTACCCGGTGCATCAGGCGTGCGACATCCTCTTCTGCAAGGCCAATGTCGTGCCGATCGGCAAGGACAACCTGCCGCACGTGGAAATCACGCGCACCATCGCCCGCCGTTTCAACGAGCGTTACGCCAAGAAGAACCCGGTGTTCCCGGAGCCGGCCGCCATTCTGTCTGAGGCACCGGAGATTCCGGGTCTCGACGGCCGCAAGATGAGCAAGTCGTACGGCAACTCCATCATGCTGGGCGCCACCGCCGAGGAAACCGCCAAGCTCATCAAGAAGAGCCCGACCGATTCCGAGCGCCGCATCACCTTCGACCCGGTTGCCCGCCCGCAGGTCTCCGCCCTGCTGACCACCGCCGGCCTGGTGACCGGCCGCGACCCGAAGGACATCGCCGAGGAGATCGGTGATTCCGGCGCCGGCGCGCTCAAGGCATACGTCATCGAATCAGTCAACGAGTTCCTGGCCCCGCACCGCGAGCGCCGCGCCGAGCTGGCCAAGGACATGGATTCCATTCGTGACATCCTGCACGACGGCAACAAGCGCGCCAACGCCATCGCCGAGGAGACCCTCGACCAGGTGCGCGAGGCCATGGGCATGAAGTACTGA
- a CDS encoding DUF3073 domain-containing protein: MGRGRQKAKQQKIARKLKYLTTDTDYDELAKELSEQEPGMGSPDPFADIDDQYADKDVDSAADDHASGAAEAAPATQEDDLDEYAKWAAEAAAKATSGEFPASAPAAPKPAPRKPIPMPMPSALKPKKS; this comes from the coding sequence ATGGGCCGCGGACGTCAAAAAGCAAAACAGCAGAAAATTGCCCGAAAGCTCAAGTACCTGACCACCGATACCGACTACGATGAGCTGGCAAAAGAGCTGAGCGAGCAGGAGCCGGGAATGGGCTCTCCTGACCCGTTCGCCGACATCGATGACCAGTATGCGGACAAGGATGTGGATTCCGCTGCTGATGACCACGCTTCCGGTGCCGCCGAGGCAGCTCCCGCTACGCAGGAGGATGACCTCGACGAGTACGCCAAGTGGGCTGCCGAAGCCGCCGCAAAGGCGACCAGCGGCGAGTTCCCGGCCTCCGCGCCTGCCGCACCGAAGCCGGCCCCGCGCAAGCCGATTCCGATGCCCATGCCTTCCGCGCTCAAGCCCAAGAAGAGCTGA
- a CDS encoding sterol carrier family protein — MAVILEKDLKRGHDALVQWRAAARELADNTPHRLTVSPVLPRPVWAMAVRYSLFLLERRAPGPGVEVRVAPWGAVKILDGPESDPHNLTPPDVIELDPEVWLRLACGITTWAEEKDAGHISAVGERDDLSDLLPL; from the coding sequence ATGGCAGTAATTCTTGAAAAAGACCTGAAACGCGGGCATGACGCGCTGGTGCAATGGCGTGCCGCGGCCCGGGAGCTGGCGGACAACACACCACATCGTCTGACCGTCTCCCCTGTCTTGCCACGCCCGGTGTGGGCGATGGCCGTGCGCTACTCGCTGTTTCTGCTGGAGCGGCGCGCACCCGGCCCTGGCGTGGAGGTGCGTGTCGCGCCGTGGGGGGCGGTCAAAATCTTGGACGGCCCGGAATCGGACCCGCATAACCTGACCCCGCCGGACGTCATCGAGCTGGACCCGGAAGTCTGGCTGCGGCTGGCCTGCGGCATCACCACATGGGCAGAGGAAAAGGACGCCGGCCACATCAGCGCGGTCGGCGAGCGCGACGACCTGAGCGACCTGCTGCCGCTGTGA
- a CDS encoding glycogen/starch/alpha-glucan phosphorylase yields the protein MTEITAPKSPVTAEQFADEIREQLKYTQNVTTEQATPADVYVAASKAVRNHLADSWFKTQADTVNGNTKAVGYLSAEFLMGKQLRNALLNAGLTEQFDKAVEALGFKVQDVVDAEYEPGLGNGGLGRLAACFIDSLASLGVPAFGYGIQYKYGIFKQEFDKDGKQVETPDYWLANEEPWGHIDYNRDQKVSFGGKVVENADGTKTWQPAWSVRAVPVDYLVPGYKSGRVNTLRLWSAKSYDEFDLLAFNRSEYMEAVTPQVKAENISKILYPEDSTKVGKELRLEQQYFFVSASLHDAIRVFYPGQDKPDLTTFPNKIVFQLNDTHPVIGIPELMRILIDEYGYDWDTAWSITTKTFNYTCHTLLPEALEVWPASLIGELLPRHLEIIEKINAQFEDELKSKGVDKNTIKDMAIYTGDAVRMAYLATYGGSHVNGVAELHSQLLKDVTLKNFSDVYPDKFTNVTNGVTPRRFVKLANPRLSDLITEGLGTDKWLSDLEMLKGLEPLAKDDEFVKKFAAVKKANKVDFAAYAKREYGFELDPNTMFNTMVKRLHEYKRQSLKILSVISTYADIKSGKVKAEDVTPRTVFFGAKAAPGYYLAKMTIQLINNVSRVVNNDPDVKGKLAVYFPWNYNVRLAQHLIPATDLDEQISQAGKEASGTGNMKFALNGAMTVGTLDGANVEIRERVGAENFFLFGMTVDEVEKKYAEGYNPASYYEADPRLKHAIDMVADGTFSNGDRNAYSPLVADWLTKDWFMTLADFSAYMDIQSEIEALYADELEWNRKALLNVANSGYFSSDRSMEDYLERIWHTAPLA from the coding sequence ATGACCGAAATCACCGCACCGAAGTCTCCTGTCACGGCGGAACAATTCGCCGACGAGATTCGTGAACAACTGAAATACACTCAGAACGTCACCACCGAGCAGGCTACCCCTGCTGACGTGTATGTCGCCGCATCCAAGGCCGTGCGCAACCACCTTGCCGACTCCTGGTTCAAGACCCAGGCCGACACCGTGAACGGCAACACCAAGGCCGTCGGCTACCTGTCCGCAGAATTCCTGATGGGTAAGCAGCTGCGCAACGCGCTGCTCAACGCCGGTCTGACCGAGCAGTTCGACAAGGCCGTGGAAGCCCTCGGCTTCAAGGTCCAGGACGTCGTCGACGCCGAATACGAGCCGGGCCTCGGCAACGGCGGCCTCGGCCGTCTGGCCGCCTGCTTCATCGACTCCCTCGCCTCGCTGGGCGTGCCGGCCTTCGGCTACGGCATCCAGTACAAGTACGGCATCTTCAAGCAGGAGTTCGACAAGGACGGCAAGCAGGTCGAAACCCCGGACTACTGGCTGGCCAACGAAGAGCCGTGGGGCCACATCGACTACAACCGCGACCAGAAGGTTTCCTTCGGCGGCAAGGTCGTCGAGAACGCCGACGGCACCAAGACCTGGCAGCCCGCATGGTCCGTGCGCGCCGTGCCGGTGGACTACCTGGTCCCCGGCTACAAGTCCGGCCGCGTGAACACCCTGCGCCTGTGGAGCGCCAAGAGCTACGACGAGTTCGATCTGCTCGCCTTCAACCGCTCCGAGTACATGGAAGCCGTGACCCCGCAGGTCAAGGCCGAGAACATCTCCAAGATTCTCTACCCGGAAGACTCCACCAAGGTCGGCAAGGAACTGCGCCTTGAGCAGCAGTACTTCTTCGTCTCCGCCTCCCTGCACGACGCCATCCGCGTCTTCTACCCGGGCCAGGACAAGCCGGATCTGACGACTTTCCCGAACAAGATCGTCTTCCAGCTCAACGACACCCACCCGGTGATCGGCATCCCCGAGCTCATGCGCATCCTCATCGATGAGTACGGCTACGACTGGGATACCGCGTGGTCCATCACCACCAAGACCTTCAACTACACCTGCCACACCCTGCTGCCGGAGGCCCTTGAGGTCTGGCCGGCCAGCCTGATCGGCGAGCTGCTGCCGCGTCACCTTGAGATCATCGAGAAGATCAACGCGCAGTTCGAGGACGAGCTCAAGTCCAAGGGCGTCGACAAGAACACCATCAAGGACATGGCCATCTACACTGGCGACGCCGTGCGCATGGCCTACTTGGCCACCTACGGCGGCTCCCACGTCAACGGCGTGGCCGAGCTGCACTCCCAGCTCCTGAAGGACGTCACTCTCAAGAACTTCTCCGACGTCTACCCGGACAAGTTCACCAACGTGACCAACGGCGTGACTCCGCGTCGCTTCGTCAAGCTCGCCAACCCGCGCCTGTCCGACCTCATCACCGAGGGCCTCGGCACCGACAAGTGGCTCTCCGACCTGGAGATGCTCAAGGGCCTCGAGCCGCTGGCCAAGGACGATGAATTCGTCAAGAAGTTCGCCGCCGTCAAGAAGGCCAACAAGGTCGACTTCGCCGCCTACGCCAAGCGCGAGTACGGCTTCGAGCTCGACCCGAACACCATGTTCAACACCATGGTTAAGCGCCTGCACGAGTACAAGCGCCAGTCCCTGAAGATCCTGTCCGTCATCTCCACCTACGCCGACATCAAGTCCGGCAAGGTCAAGGCCGAGGACGTCACCCCGCGCACCGTGTTCTTCGGTGCCAAGGCCGCCCCGGGCTACTACCTGGCCAAGATGACCATCCAGCTCATCAACAACGTCTCCCGCGTGGTCAACAACGATCCGGACGTCAAGGGCAAGCTGGCCGTGTACTTCCCGTGGAACTACAATGTGCGCCTCGCCCAGCACCTGATTCCCGCCACCGACCTCGACGAGCAGATCTCGCAGGCCGGCAAGGAGGCCTCGGGTACCGGCAACATGAAGTTCGCCCTCAACGGCGCGATGACCGTCGGTACGCTCGATGGCGCGAACGTCGAGATCCGTGAGCGCGTCGGCGCCGAGAACTTCTTCCTGTTCGGCATGACCGTCGACGAGGTCGAGAAGAAGTACGCCGAGGGCTACAATCCCGCCTCCTACTACGAGGCCGACCCGCGCCTGAAGCACGCCATCGATATGGTGGCCGACGGCACCTTCTCCAACGGCGACCGCAACGCCTACTCCCCGCTCGTGGCCGACTGGCTGACCAAGGACTGGTTCATGACCTTGGCCGACTTCTCCGCCTACATGGACATCCAGTCCGAGATCGAGGCCCTCTACGCTGATGAGCTCGAATGGAACCGCAAGGCCCTGCTCAACGTGGCCAACTCCGGCTACTTCAGCTCCGACCGCTCCATGGAAGACTATTTGGAACGTATCTGGCACACTGCTCCTCTGGCCTGA
- a CDS encoding rhomboid family intramembrane serine protease has product MTFVGDSSAPVCPWPARHLRGAWNASETFDTVGCMHIPTQREIRYQWERGGPVMTWALIVACVAVWLLEVLLGFIAPGLRAWLMYLGMAAPVRLVAEPWTLITSMFLHAPNSLLHILFNMIALYSVGPVLERMIGHWRFLGLYVISGLGGSLGLMVWAAVAPGGIGWQMAAYGASGALFGLFASLLVVYRRIGADIRSMLIWMAVNFALPFVVGGVAWQAHVGGFVVGGILTWLLVGGVPAWRGKSLKWRMQVYGWAMVVLVIALILLCNMANPYGWMSFGSLH; this is encoded by the coding sequence ATGACATTCGTGGGCGATTCATCCGCGCCCGTCTGCCCTTGGCCGGCTCGGCATCTTCGCGGCGCGTGGAACGCATCCGAGACCTTCGATACAGTGGGCTGCATGCATATTCCTACACAACGGGAGATTCGATACCAGTGGGAGCGCGGTGGTCCGGTGATGACCTGGGCGCTGATTGTTGCGTGCGTGGCAGTGTGGCTACTGGAGGTATTGTTGGGATTTATTGCCCCGGGCCTGAGGGCTTGGTTGATGTACCTCGGCATGGCGGCTCCGGTCAGACTGGTGGCTGAGCCGTGGACGCTCATCACCTCGATGTTCCTGCATGCGCCGAACTCGCTATTGCATATCCTGTTCAACATGATTGCTCTGTATTCCGTGGGCCCAGTGCTGGAACGAATGATCGGCCACTGGCGGTTCTTGGGACTGTATGTGATTTCCGGCCTTGGCGGCTCCCTGGGACTTATGGTGTGGGCTGCGGTGGCTCCGGGAGGCATCGGCTGGCAGATGGCAGCCTATGGGGCTTCTGGAGCCTTATTTGGCCTGTTTGCATCATTGCTGGTGGTATATCGCCGTATCGGCGCCGATATCCGCTCCATGTTGATCTGGATGGCGGTGAACTTCGCCTTGCCGTTCGTGGTCGGTGGCGTGGCGTGGCAGGCGCATGTCGGCGGCTTTGTAGTGGGTGGAATACTCACATGGCTGCTGGTGGGTGGTGTGCCGGCGTGGCGCGGTAAAAGCCTGAAATGGCGCATGCAGGTGTACGGCTGGGCCATGGTGGTGCTGGTCATTGCGTTGATTCTGTTGTGCAATATGGCCAATCCTTACGGGTGGATGAGTTTCGGCTCCCTGCACTGA
- the crgA gene encoding cell division protein CrgA, with the protein MLMADEELHETDSNNQKDWQSETSSSTVADETASKDTEQNAENASAEEGAAYGVNMEQVQAVLNATADKATLTPQMQRMMNRQAENTKRVEETIKGTKSNPRWFVPLFCAFMIIGLIWCVVYYLSPSGSWPIPNIGAWNLGIGFALIMIGFLMTMGWR; encoded by the coding sequence ATGCTGATGGCTGACGAAGAGCTGCACGAAACCGACTCGAACAACCAGAAGGACTGGCAGAGCGAGACCTCATCCAGCACCGTTGCTGACGAGACCGCCAGCAAAGACACCGAGCAGAACGCAGAGAACGCTTCTGCCGAGGAAGGCGCGGCTTACGGCGTGAATATGGAGCAGGTGCAGGCCGTGCTCAACGCCACTGCCGATAAGGCCACGCTGACCCCGCAGATGCAGCGTATGATGAACCGCCAGGCGGAGAACACCAAGCGCGTTGAAGAAACCATTAAGGGCACCAAGTCGAACCCGCGTTGGTTCGTGCCGCTGTTCTGCGCGTTTATGATCATCGGCCTGATTTGGTGCGTGGTGTACTACCTCTCCCCGTCCGGTTCCTGGCCGATTCCGAACATCGGTGCGTGGAACCTCGGCATCGGCTTCGCCCTGATCATGATCGGATTCCTGATGACGATGGGATGGCGCTGA
- a CDS encoding DUF881 domain-containing protein: protein MARHVGKHGARHSLWGGVAVFVVIALTGFLLSTNVRVNRTVAATNDTADLVEQGVDEANQLQQDVSDLTKQVANLTDALKADGTDGTDSTQNQGKDSSNVDSSLMLPALSGSGVTVTLDDSPLWENAVNNNGTTANINDYVIHQQDVESVVNALWAGGADALMIMDQRVLFNSAVICSGNVLSLHGKKYSPPFTISAIGDPQRLRAALNDSEAITILKQYVTAFGIGYKVENAEDLQFPATAALLQQLKYATVDTSKTTDEEQTQQ, encoded by the coding sequence ATGGCCAGACATGTAGGTAAGCACGGTGCACGGCACTCCCTATGGGGTGGTGTCGCGGTATTCGTCGTCATTGCCTTGACCGGTTTTCTGCTGAGCACCAACGTGAGGGTCAATCGTACGGTTGCCGCCACCAACGATACGGCCGATCTGGTGGAGCAAGGCGTGGACGAGGCCAACCAGCTGCAGCAGGACGTCAGCGATCTGACCAAACAGGTCGCCAATCTTACGGACGCGCTCAAGGCCGATGGCACCGATGGCACCGACAGCACACAGAACCAAGGCAAGGACTCCAGCAATGTGGATTCCAGCCTGATGCTGCCCGCGCTCAGCGGCAGCGGCGTAACGGTAACGCTGGATGATTCTCCGTTGTGGGAGAACGCAGTCAACAACAACGGCACGACCGCCAATATCAACGATTACGTGATCCACCAGCAGGACGTCGAATCGGTGGTGAATGCCTTGTGGGCCGGCGGTGCCGATGCGCTGATGATTATGGATCAGCGGGTGCTGTTCAATTCGGCGGTCATCTGTTCCGGCAACGTGCTGTCGTTGCACGGTAAGAAATACTCGCCGCCGTTCACCATTTCCGCGATTGGTGACCCTCAAAGACTTCGCGCAGCGTTGAACGACTCCGAAGCCATTACCATTCTTAAGCAATATGTGACCGCGTTTGGCATTGGCTACAAGGTGGAGAATGCCGAGGACCTTCAGTTCCCCGCTACCGCCGCCTTGCTGCAGCAGTTGAAATATGCCACGGTCGATACGTCAAAGACCACAGATGAGGAGCAGACTCAGCAATGA